In Aquabacterium sp. OR-4, the DNA window GGAGACACACCATGACCGCTCTTTTGCACCGCCGCCAGCTGCTGGGCGCCGCCGCTGGCCTGGCCGCGCCGTGGGCCTGCCGCACGGCGCATGCGCAGGCCGCCACGCCGCTGCGCGTGATCCTGCCGGTGGGCCCGGGCTCGGGGGTCGACCTGATCCTGCGGGCCGCGCAGGCCGCGCTGTCCAAGGCCCTGGGCGGGCAGCCGGTGGTGCTGGAGAACCTGCCCGGTGCCGGCGGCATCACCGGCACCCAGGCCGTGGTCAAGGCGGCCGCCGATGGCAGCACCATCGGCGTGGTGTCGAACAACCACGCGGTCAATCCCAGCGTGTTCAAGAAGCTGCCCTACGACAGCCAGGCCGACCTCACGCCGATCAGCGTGGTGGGCAGCTCGCCGTTCCTGCTGGTGGTCAACCCGGCCAAGGTGCCGGCCAGAACCGCCCGCGAGCTGCAGGCCTACCTGAAGGCGCGGCCCGATGTCTGCAACTACGGCAGCTCGGGCAACGGCACCATCATCCACCTGGCCGGCGAGATGGTGGTGGACGCCATGGGCGTGAGCGTCAAGCACATCCCG includes these proteins:
- a CDS encoding tripartite tricarboxylate transporter substrate binding protein — its product is MTALLHRRQLLGAAAGLAAPWACRTAHAQAATPLRVILPVGPGSGVDLILRAAQAALSKALGGQPVVLENLPGAGGITGTQAVVKAAADGSTIGVVSNNHAVNPSVFKKLPYDSQADLTPISVVGSSPFLLVVNPAKVPARTARELQAYLKARPDVCNYGSSGNGTIIHLAGEMVVDAMGVSVKHIPYKGMGPMLADLIGGQIELGVAAVPAVQGHLKSGALRAIGVMGQQRVASLPELPTLAEQGFAEVDVAGWFAVIGPKGLPPAQVRRLLDAVTAAFADAEVRAAMARQDNHIAPSTPEAAAQFFKTEQERYARLVKKADLKLD